TTGTTTTCCATGCCTCACTTCCGCAACAATATCGTGATGTTCGCCGGACCTACGCGCGCCCTCGGCAAGTCGTTCGTGTCCGTGAATTTCGCGGCCGTGATGGCGGCCAGCGGCAAGCGCGTACTGCTGATCGACTCGGACCTGCGCAATGGCCAGCTCCACCGCTATTTCGGCATCAGCCGCGAGCGGGGCCTGTCGCGCGCCATCCTGGGCCAGTCGTCGATCGACGAGGTCATCCACCACGACGTCGTCGAAAACCTCGACTTCATCCCGACGGGGGAACTGCCGCCGAATCGCTCCGAATTCCTGCTTCACCTGAACGTCGGCGGCCTGCTGCAACAGGTCGCGGCCCGCTACGATCTGGTGCTGCTCGATCCGCCGCCGCTGCTCGACGTGGCCGATGCGCTGATCATCGGCGCCCATGCGGGTGCCGTCTTCATCCTTGCCCGCTCGGGACGCACGAACGAATCCGAGATCAACGAATCGATCAAGCGCCTGAACCACGCTGGGATCTCGCCCCAGGGCGTGCTGTTCAACGATATGGCGCCCCGCCTTGGCGCTTACGGGGCCTATACCAAATTTACGGCCGCAGGGCAGATTGGTTTCTCTGCCGGATGAGTGGAAACGCTGCGGCCGTCGGTCGTCATTTCATCGAAGACGATGCCATCGATGCACGCCGTGGGCGGGGCTGCAAGGCATTCTTGACTGCACGCCGCACGCGAAACGTATGCGATTCGAACAGCAGGTATGACAGCCATGCCGCAGCCAGCACGACCACCAGCATGCCCGCATACACGGCGTAATCCAGCGGCGCATGGGGCGAGAGGCGATCGCGCCCGAACGTTTGCAGGCCGATATACCGTAGCAGCTTGATGATGGGAATGTGCGTCACGTACAGCGTGAACGAAAACTCGGACAGTGTGTGCGCGATCCGAGCGACGATACGCATCCGGGATGACCGCATGGCGAGCGGCGCCTGCATCGACGCCAGGACGGCCAGCAAGGGCAGGCTGTACATGAGATCTTGCACGAACGATTCGACGTTGAGGTCGTTATTGCTGCCGCGCAGGCGGAAGTAGATCGAACAGGTGGCTGCCAAGGCGATCAGCACCACGCGTGCGCCGCCGCCGCAATCGATACGGATGCGCGAAAACGCCGCGCCGAGCAACCAGAGTGCGCAATACAGTGTGATCGACCACGGCAGCGAAGCACCCAGCACCAGGAGCAGAGCTGCGGCACCGGCCTGGCACACCCGGTTCCGGCTCGTGAACATGATCAGCAGCAGCGGAAACTGGATGTAGTACCAGGTCTCGTTGGCCAGGCTCCACAACGCGTAATTGCCTCCAAAGTTTTCCACGACAACGGTTTGCAGACCGACCAGATTGCCGATGAACGCGGTGGTCGAGTATTCGTTGACGGTCGACACATCGGCGCGGGCGGGATCGATGGCCTCCGTCACGACGCCGACGAGCAGCATCAGGCACAAGGCGGGGACAAGGACCGTCCACAAGCGGGTGAGGCGGTCGATCGCATAGGCCAGCCATGGCGAGGCGTCGTCCGCTGTGGCGCAGGTCGATGCGCTCGCGCGATCCAGCTTGTTCAGCAGGCTGCCGCCGACGAGCCACCCGCTGATCAGGAAAAAGACGACGACCGCCTGGTGCGCGAAGCCGGTGGTGAAGGCCAGCGCCTGGTAGTAGATCGGGGGACTGGCGATGTCGCGCAGGCCCGGGAACATTTCGGCGCGCAAGTGCGCCGCCACGACCTGCAGCGCCGCCAGGCCCCGCATCAGTGAAATGAGCACGGAGCAGCCGCTGGTACTGTCGAGCTGACTCTGTCGCTGCCATTGGATTGAAGGAAAAATGTGCCTGACATGGATATCTCCTGTTTAAAGTTCCGGGCACTAGCTACAGATGTCCCAGGGGTAGGGGTAGGGATTGCCGGACAGGGCCAGCGCGAGCCGGATCATCCAGTAGCCGACGGACACGGCGTGGAGCGCCCAGGCCGTCGTACCAAAGGCGAGGACGGCGCAGGCGATGGCGCGGCCCGTCGGGGGCGCGGGTGCGTCGCCCGTCAGGTGGGCCGAGCACAGGAAGGCGGCCATTCCGATGATCCAGCCGGCGATCGCTTCGGCCGGCGTGTGTTCGCCGGCGCGGACGAGGGCCGCGGCGACCGCCACGCCGAGGCCCAGCGCCAGCAGCGCCGCACCGAGGCGCGCCTGCGGCGCGCAGCGTTGCGACAGCAGCCAGCACAGCGTCGGAAAGGCGGCCGTGAACCCGGCGGCGTGCCCGCTGATGGCCTTGTAGCCCAGGGCCGGCAAGCCTGTCGCCCAGCCGAGGAAAGCGACCTTGGTCGCGGCGACGAGGGCCAGCGCGAGGCCGAACACGAGCGTCCAGCCGAGGGCGGCGCGCCAGGCCCGCGCCGCCAGCAGCCAGGCGGCAATCGCGCTGCCGGCGGGAAGCGTGAGGGACAAGTCGCCCAGGTGGAACAGCTTGGTCCAGAGCATGGCGGCACCGGGCTCGTTACTTGA
This genomic stretch from Massilia putida harbors:
- a CDS encoding acyltransferase family protein; protein product: MLISLMRGLAALQVVAAHLRAEMFPGLRDIASPPIYYQALAFTTGFAHQAVVVFFLISGWLVGGSLLNKLDRASASTCATADDASPWLAYAIDRLTRLWTVLVPALCLMLLVGVVTEAIDPARADVSTVNEYSTTAFIGNLVGLQTVVVENFGGNYALWSLANETWYYIQFPLLLIMFTSRNRVCQAGAAALLLVLGASLPWSITLYCALWLLGAAFSRIRIDCGGGARVVLIALAATCSIYFRLRGSNNDLNVESFVQDLMYSLPLLAVLASMQAPLAMRSSRMRIVARIAHTLSEFSFTLYVTHIPIIKLLRYIGLQTFGRDRLSPHAPLDYAVYAGMLVVVLAAAWLSYLLFESHTFRVRRAVKNALQPRPRRASMASSSMK
- a CDS encoding phosphatase PAP2 family protein, which translates into the protein MLWTKLFHLGDLSLTLPAGSAIAAWLLAARAWRAALGWTLVFGLALALVAATKVAFLGWATGLPALGYKAISGHAAGFTAAFPTLCWLLSQRCAPQARLGAALLALGLGVAVAAALVRAGEHTPAEAIAGWIIGMAAFLCSAHLTGDAPAPPTGRAIACAVLAFGTTAWALHAVSVGYWMIRLALALSGNPYPYPWDICS